The following coding sequences lie in one Halarcobacter mediterraneus genomic window:
- a CDS encoding DMT family transporter, translating to MTDSNKNIFYILMFFAMIGWGGSWVNVKVLSNYINEYDVMFFRYIITAITMIPIIVVLRKSFKIDTKSFLIVIVASIILVVYMKYFYLGTKLGTASLGGAFVTTLIPINTFLILAIFGSKKIFKKDYFALFLGAIGVLTMLNVWGTDSDEIFVIHNLYFILASILWALLTITSSKATKISPIVFTFYMYLVCSFISIFFMDFSTIAYDKFDSIFYINLFAITIFASTFANTIFFLGIEKLGAANVSSFIFLVPFSAITLSAIFLKEEITFSIIIGTIMTIIAVKILNNIKIKKKKK from the coding sequence ATGACAGACTCAAATAAAAATATATTTTATATCCTAATGTTCTTTGCCATGATTGGATGGGGAGGTTCATGGGTAAATGTAAAAGTTTTAAGTAATTATATCAATGAATATGATGTTATGTTTTTTAGATATATTATTACTGCTATTACTATGATTCCTATAATAGTAGTTCTTAGAAAATCTTTTAAAATTGATACAAAAAGTTTTCTTATAGTTATTGTAGCTTCTATTATTCTTGTTGTTTATATGAAGTATTTTTATTTAGGAACAAAACTTGGAACAGCCAGTTTAGGTGGTGCTTTTGTAACAACGCTTATTCCAATAAACACTTTTTTAATACTTGCTATTTTTGGAAGTAAAAAGATATTCAAAAAAGATTATTTTGCTTTATTTCTTGGAGCTATAGGTGTTTTAACTATGTTAAATGTTTGGGGAACAGACTCTGATGAAATATTTGTTATTCATAATTTATATTTTATTTTAGCTTCAATTCTCTGGGCACTTTTAACAATTACTAGTTCAAAAGCTACAAAAATATCCCCAATAGTATTTACCTTTTATATGTATCTTGTATGTAGTTTCATATCTATATTTTTTATGGATTTTTCTACTATTGCATATGATAAATTTGATTCAATATTTTATATAAACTTATTTGCAATTACAATTTTTGCTTCTACTTTTGCTAATACAATTTTCTTTTTAGGAATAGAAAAACTAGGAGCTGCGAATGTAAGTAGTTTTATCTTTTTAGTACCTTTTTCTGCAATTACACTTAGTGCAATATTTTTAAAAGAAGAGATTACCTTTTCAATTATTATTGG